One Maribacter cobaltidurans genomic window carries:
- a CDS encoding ABC1 kinase family protein: MKTLDKIPTGKIERASKLIKTGVKIGGNYAKYYGKKMVNPDLTRDELDNDNAGDIYDGLKSLKGSALKVAQMLSMEKNLLPNAYVEKFSLSQFSVPPLSGPLVRRTFKKYLDKYPEEVFDTFEKESVNAASIGQVHRATKDGKNLAVKIQYPGVAESISSDLALVKPIALRMFNLQGKDSDKYFKEVEHKLLEETNYLLELEQSSEITEKCRVIHNLSFPTYYKELSSERIITMDWMEGTHLGEFTKTDFSKELGNKLGQTLWDFYMFQIHGLRKVHADPHPGNFLIDSDGELVVIDFGCIKEVPDDFYNPYFELAKKENISNDVVFTEKLYKLEILTPSDTEQEITFFKNLFHEMLSLFTSPFHEETFDFGNSDFWDKIAALSEHYASDKQIRKMNGNRGSKHFLYMNRTFFGLYNLLNDLKAEIKVNHFQKYL, translated from the coding sequence TTGAAAACACTAGATAAAATTCCTACGGGAAAAATAGAACGGGCCAGTAAACTGATTAAGACAGGCGTCAAAATTGGTGGCAATTACGCCAAATACTATGGCAAGAAAATGGTGAATCCAGATTTGACCCGTGATGAACTGGACAATGATAATGCCGGGGATATCTACGATGGGCTTAAAAGCTTAAAAGGAAGTGCCCTAAAAGTGGCGCAAATGTTGAGCATGGAAAAAAATCTATTGCCCAATGCCTATGTGGAGAAGTTTTCCCTTTCCCAATTTTCCGTTCCACCTCTTTCCGGACCTTTGGTGCGAAGGACCTTCAAAAAATATCTCGACAAATATCCTGAAGAGGTCTTTGACACCTTTGAGAAGGAATCCGTCAATGCCGCCAGTATTGGCCAAGTACATAGAGCGACCAAGGACGGTAAAAACTTGGCTGTAAAAATACAATACCCCGGTGTTGCCGAAAGCATTAGTAGTGATTTGGCCCTCGTAAAGCCTATAGCCCTTAGAATGTTCAATCTTCAGGGAAAGGATTCGGATAAATACTTCAAGGAAGTTGAGCACAAATTATTGGAAGAGACCAATTATTTGTTGGAGCTGGAACAGAGCTCAGAAATTACTGAAAAATGCAGAGTTATACATAACCTCAGTTTTCCAACATATTATAAGGAGCTCTCTAGCGAACGCATTATTACCATGGACTGGATGGAAGGAACCCATTTAGGCGAATTTACAAAGACCGATTTTTCAAAAGAGCTAGGCAACAAATTGGGGCAGACCTTATGGGATTTTTATATGTTTCAAATCCACGGCCTTAGAAAGGTACATGCAGACCCACATCCAGGAAACTTTTTAATTGACTCAGATGGGGAATTGGTAGTTATTGATTTTGGTTGCATTAAGGAAGTTCCGGATGATTTTTACAATCCTTATTTTGAATTGGCCAAAAAGGAAAACATTTCCAATGATGTTGTTTTTACCGAAAAATTATATAAGTTGGAAATTTTAACTCCTTCCGATACAGAACAGGAAATAACATTCTTCAAGAACCTTTTCCATGAAATGCTAAGCCTGTTTACTTCTCCATTTCACGAGGAAACCTTTGATTTTGGAAACTCGGATTTCTGGGATAAAATCGCGGCCCTAAGTGAACACTACGCATCTGACAAGCAAATAAGAAAGATGAACGGAAATAGGGGGTCTAAACATTTTCTTTATATGAATAGGACATTTTTTGGTCTTTACAACCTGTTGAACGATTTAAAGGCTGAGATCAAGGTCAACCATTTTCAGAAGTATCTCTAG
- a CDS encoding 3-oxoacyl-ACP synthase III family protein, which produces MYNSKITGLGYYVPDNVVTNDDLSKIMDTNDAWIQERTGIKERRHVVKGEDTTTSMGVKAAKIAIERAGIDKDDIDFIVFATLSPDYYFPGPGVLVQRDLDIKTVGALDVRNQCSGFVYAISVADQYIKTGMYKNILVIGSELHSHGLDMTTRGRAVSVIFGDGAGAAVLSRAENEYEGILSTHLHSEGQHAEELSLIAPGMGKRWVSDIIADNDPNDESYFPYMNGQFVFKNAVVRFSEVIMEGLKKNNLKPTDIDLLVPHQANLRISQFIQKKFGLNDDQVFNNIMSYGNTTAASIPIALTEAWESGKVKTGDLVVLAAFGSGFTWGSVMIRW; this is translated from the coding sequence ATGTATAATTCAAAAATTACAGGTTTAGGTTATTACGTCCCAGATAACGTAGTAACCAATGATGACCTGTCCAAAATAATGGATACCAACGATGCTTGGATCCAGGAAAGAACCGGTATCAAGGAACGAAGGCATGTGGTTAAAGGGGAGGATACCACAACTTCCATGGGGGTAAAAGCGGCCAAGATTGCCATTGAACGAGCTGGAATAGACAAGGACGATATAGATTTTATCGTATTTGCCACCCTAAGTCCGGATTATTATTTTCCTGGCCCCGGAGTACTGGTACAGCGAGATTTGGACATTAAGACAGTTGGTGCATTGGATGTAAGAAACCAATGTTCCGGCTTTGTATATGCCATTTCGGTTGCGGACCAATATATAAAAACCGGAATGTACAAGAACATACTTGTAATTGGTTCTGAGCTGCATTCACATGGATTGGATATGACCACCCGCGGAAGAGCGGTTTCTGTCATTTTTGGTGATGGTGCCGGTGCCGCTGTTTTGAGTCGGGCCGAAAATGAGTACGAAGGTATCTTATCCACACATTTACATTCTGAAGGGCAACACGCCGAAGAACTTTCCTTGATTGCGCCCGGTATGGGCAAAAGATGGGTTTCCGATATTATTGCGGACAATGACCCCAATGACGAATCCTATTTTCCGTACATGAACGGACAATTTGTGTTTAAAAACGCCGTGGTACGCTTCAGTGAGGTCATTATGGAAGGACTTAAGAAGAACAACCTAAAACCTACCGACATCGATTTGTTGGTTCCTCACCAGGCCAACCTTCGAATCTCACAGTTTATTCAGAAAAAGTTTGGACTCAATGACGACCAAGTATTCAATAATATAATGAGTTACGGTAATACTACAGCGGCATCCATTCCTATTGCATTGACAGAGGCATGGGAATCCGGAAAGGTCAAAACCGGGGATTTGGTAGTGCTTGCCGCCTTTGGTAGTGGGTTTACCTGGGGGAGCGTAATGATTAGATGGTAA
- a CDS encoding CoA-binding protein yields the protein MKTTLVFGASLKPNRYSNIVINRLVSKGINTEAFGLRSGVIGGVQVKTNLDEFQNIHTITLYLNPTRQVQYYQAIIMLQPERVIFNPGTENKEFIGLLEAQGIEAEVACTLVLLATDQY from the coding sequence ATGAAGACCACACTTGTTTTTGGTGCATCCTTAAAACCAAACCGTTACAGTAATATAGTAATTAACAGATTGGTCAGTAAAGGAATAAATACCGAAGCTTTCGGATTAAGGTCTGGAGTAATCGGGGGAGTGCAAGTTAAGACCAATTTGGATGAATTCCAAAATATTCACACTATAACGCTGTATTTAAATCCGACACGACAAGTACAGTACTACCAAGCCATAATTATGCTTCAGCCGGAACGTGTAATTTTCAACCCTGGTACTGAAAATAAAGAGTTTATTGGGCTTCTAGAAGCCCAAGGAATAGAGGCAGAAGTGGCCTGTACCCTTGTCCTCTTGGCTACCGATCAATATTGA
- a CDS encoding TetR family transcriptional regulator C-terminal domain-containing protein: MATKKKITEKDIITKYMDYVLENEREPKTVYKFCKEHNIPEEDFYKFFSSIPYIKKGIWKTFFTNTTTLISKNKEYNEFTNRDKLLTFFYTFFEMLTLNRSYVLFTLTQSGNQLKNLEQLKGLREHFKEFAKDLIKDGNERKTSKITQRNPNIFSEGAWLQLLFLLRFWMKDESKGFEKTDLAIEKSVNTVFDLFDNTPLENIVDFGKFLYKETFA; this comes from the coding sequence ATGGCTACAAAGAAAAAAATTACCGAAAAGGATATAATTACCAAATACATGGACTATGTATTGGAAAATGAAAGGGAGCCCAAGACGGTTTATAAATTCTGTAAGGAACACAATATTCCAGAGGAGGATTTCTACAAGTTCTTTAGTTCTATTCCTTATATCAAAAAGGGAATATGGAAGACGTTTTTTACAAACACTACTACGCTAATCTCTAAGAACAAAGAGTACAACGAATTTACGAACAGGGATAAACTTCTGACCTTTTTCTATACCTTTTTTGAAATGTTGACACTAAATAGGAGTTACGTTCTCTTTACATTGACCCAGAGCGGAAACCAGCTTAAAAATTTGGAGCAACTTAAAGGCTTACGGGAACATTTTAAGGAGTTTGCCAAGGACTTAATCAAGGATGGAAATGAACGGAAGACAAGCAAAATTACCCAGCGTAATCCTAATATTTTTTCCGAAGGTGCCTGGTTGCAACTACTGTTCTTATTAAGGTTTTGGATGAAAGACGAATCCAAAGGGTTTGAAAAAACGGACTTGGCCATTGAAAAGTCGGTGAATACGGTATTTGACTTATTCGATAATACGCCACTAGAGAACATTGTCGATTTTGGAAAGTTTCTTTACAAGGAAACTTTTGCCTAA
- the htpG gene encoding molecular chaperone HtpG has product MATGKINVSVDNIFPLIKKFLYSDHEIFLRELISNATDATLKLKHLTAIGEAKVEYGNPIIEVKVDKKGKKLHVIDQGLGMTEEEVKKYINEVAFSGAEEFLNKYEDSAKDAGIIGHFGLGFYSAFMVAHKVEIITKSFKDEPAVHWTCDGSPNFSIEESDKKERGTEIILHIADDSTEFLEDSRISELLRKYNKFMPVPIKFGTKTETLPKPEGAKEDDPAPTKEVDNIVNNPNPAWTKQPTDLKEEDYKSFYRELYPMQFEEPLFHIHLNVDYPFNLTGILYFPKLTNDLNIQKDKIQLYQNQVFVTDNVEGIVPEFLTMLRGVIDSPDIPLNVSRSYLQADGAVKKISSYITRKVADKLNSLFKNDREDFEKKWNDIKIVIEYGMLSEEKFFEKADKFALYPTVDGAYYTFEELQEKIKANQTDKDDKLVILYASDKEAQHSYIETAKSKGYEVLLLDSPIIGHLMQKMETTKEKISFARVDADHIDKLIQKEDTQISKLSDEEKEKLKADLEAVFGEKSNYTVQLEAMDSDASPFVITEPEFLRRMKEMQQTGGGGMFGMGNMPEMYNLIVNTNHELVGEILNTKTAKKKERLINQSLDLAKLSKGLLKGAELTNFIKRSYEMVK; this is encoded by the coding sequence ATGGCTACAGGTAAAATAAATGTTTCGGTAGACAATATATTTCCTCTGATAAAGAAATTCTTGTACTCCGATCATGAAATTTTTCTACGTGAATTGATATCCAACGCAACGGATGCTACGCTTAAATTGAAGCATTTAACGGCGATAGGTGAAGCCAAGGTAGAATATGGCAACCCTATAATCGAAGTGAAAGTTGACAAAAAAGGTAAAAAACTTCACGTCATCGACCAGGGATTGGGTATGACGGAAGAAGAGGTTAAAAAATACATCAATGAAGTCGCTTTCTCCGGAGCCGAGGAATTCTTGAACAAATATGAGGACTCTGCCAAAGATGCAGGTATCATAGGACATTTTGGTCTTGGTTTTTATTCTGCCTTTATGGTGGCCCACAAGGTGGAAATTATTACCAAAAGTTTTAAGGATGAGCCTGCTGTTCACTGGACCTGTGATGGTTCACCAAATTTTTCCATTGAAGAATCGGACAAGAAAGAACGTGGTACCGAAATTATTCTGCATATCGCAGACGATTCCACAGAGTTTTTAGAGGATTCAAGAATTAGCGAATTACTTCGAAAATACAATAAGTTTATGCCGGTTCCCATTAAGTTTGGAACCAAAACAGAAACACTTCCCAAACCAGAAGGTGCCAAGGAAGATGACCCTGCTCCTACCAAAGAAGTGGACAACATCGTTAATAATCCAAATCCTGCCTGGACAAAGCAGCCAACGGACCTTAAGGAGGAAGATTATAAGTCATTTTACAGGGAACTCTATCCCATGCAGTTTGAGGAGCCTTTGTTCCACATACACTTAAATGTAGATTATCCTTTTAATCTAACGGGTATTCTGTATTTTCCTAAACTTACAAATGACCTGAATATTCAAAAAGACAAGATACAACTGTACCAAAACCAGGTCTTTGTTACGGATAATGTAGAAGGTATCGTACCGGAATTTTTGACCATGTTGCGTGGTGTCATCGACTCCCCGGATATTCCTTTAAATGTGTCCAGATCATATCTGCAAGCAGATGGAGCTGTAAAAAAGATATCCTCCTATATTACCAGAAAGGTAGCGGATAAATTGAATTCCCTTTTCAAGAACGATCGTGAAGATTTTGAAAAGAAATGGAACGATATCAAAATCGTTATTGAATATGGTATGCTTTCAGAAGAGAAATTCTTTGAAAAAGCGGACAAGTTTGCACTATACCCAACCGTTGATGGTGCCTACTATACATTTGAAGAGCTTCAGGAGAAAATAAAAGCGAACCAAACGGACAAAGACGATAAGTTGGTAATTCTTTATGCCTCGGATAAAGAAGCACAGCATAGCTATATAGAAACTGCAAAGTCCAAGGGCTATGAAGTATTGCTATTGGATTCGCCCATTATTGGTCATTTGATGCAAAAAATGGAGACCACTAAAGAGAAAATCTCCTTTGCCCGAGTGGATGCGGACCATATTGATAAATTGATTCAAAAGGAGGATACCCAAATCTCCAAATTATCGGATGAGGAAAAAGAAAAGTTAAAAGCCGATTTGGAAGCTGTATTTGGAGAAAAAAGCAACTATACCGTACAATTGGAAGCCATGGATAGCGATGCTTCCCCATTTGTAATTACGGAACCTGAATTCCTTCGTCGTATGAAGGAGATGCAACAAACCGGTGGTGGCGGTATGTTCGGCATGGGCAATATGCCGGAAATGTACAACCTCATCGTAAATACCAATCATGAATTGGTTGGCGAAATACTGAATACAAAAACGGCCAAGAAAAAGGAACGACTGATCAATCAATCCTTGGATTTGGCCAAGCTTTCTAAAGGTTTGTTGAAAGGTGCAGAGTTAACAAACTTTATTAAGCGTAGTTACGAAATGGTGAAATAA